The Catenuloplanes niger genome includes a window with the following:
- a CDS encoding YciI family protein, translating to MRYLMTSISTETTPAPDEKLFADMAAFVQELTAAGQLLATGGLAPAGTVLTSRDGEITTVDGPFTEAKEVAAGFALIEVGSEAEAIELCRRFRRMVGDGKSVIQQVFG from the coding sequence ATGCGCTACCTGATGACGTCCATCTCCACCGAGACCACGCCCGCGCCGGACGAGAAACTGTTCGCCGACATGGCCGCGTTCGTCCAGGAGCTCACCGCGGCCGGGCAGCTGCTGGCCACCGGCGGCCTCGCGCCGGCCGGCACGGTGCTGACCTCCCGGGACGGCGAGATCACCACGGTCGACGGGCCGTTCACCGAGGCGAAGGAGGTCGCGGCCGGCTTCGCGCTGATCGAGGTCGGGTCCGAGGCCGAGGCGATCGAGCTGTGCCGGCGGTTCCGGCGCATGGTCGGCGACGGCAAGAGCGTGATCCAGCAGGTGTTCGGCTAG